The Daphnia magna isolate NIES unplaced genomic scaffold, ASM2063170v1.1 Dm_contigs442, whole genome shotgun sequence genome segment acttgtattcaatgtgaatacactgttataccatgagtttctacttctatatgtaaacagcatcaaatatacttgtattcaatttgaatacactgttataccaaaaGTTtctactgctatatgtaaacagcatcaaatatacttgtattcaatatgaatacactgttataccataagttttacttctatatgtaaactgcatggaatatacttgtattcaatgtgaatacactgttataccatgagtctttacttctatatgtaaactgcatcaaatatacttgtattcaatgtgaatacactgttataccatgagtttttacttctatatgtaaactgcatcaaatatacttgtattcaatgtgaatacactgttataccaatgagtttctacttctatatgtaaacagcatcaaatatacttgtattcaatgtgaatacactgttataccatgagtttctactgcTATATGTGACAATAATTACTTTTACTGATAATACCTGATAAGTAATTATTGATTTGAAGACACTTGACTCAGGTAAATTGTTGCTGATTCTTCAGCTTTTATTCAGATTCTGACACAACTTATAAATGGCGTCTACTCTACCCTTGttgaacaattgcgaagaaggaacattaaccgagatcggccaccaagaagacgCTGAACACAGCACCTCTGGCGGCCTTACACATACTATAAATCCAAAATAGTGGGCTTGCGAACTAGTCGGCCCGACCTAGTTAATTGTCCGTCAGGTGGCGGGTCGTGatccgcaacatcctccccaCCGGAATCGCGAGTCCTCGTCGGCgaatcctttttcttcttgcgggGGTTTCTTCTCAGGCGCGGATGCACCTCCTTCTTCTTGGCCAGCCTCGGCTTCTCTAGATCCGTCTACGGAAAAATTGACGGGCAGATCCACGtcatgttgaatttccaatggATAAATGGTCTGGAGACcgcttttttccttttctgaacGAAGACGTAACTTTACAGCTCGTATCTTGCCGTCATAGCCGGGAATCAATTCCGTTATAATGGCCGTAGGCCACGAAACACGCTTGATATTCGGCTCCTTTagcaggacgatttcgccaacGCGGGGGATTCTAGTACCCTTTCCCTTGCGACAATGGAATCTTTTTAAGTCGGACAAGTAAGATTCTTGCCATAGCCTCCACCAAGTTAGAGCGTGTTCGCTACGTTGCTTATCTAAGTCGATCAGCTCGTTGCGGCTCATTGTGGTCAGCTCGGAAGCCTCCGTCGTGGCGCCAGGCTGTCTTCCAGTCAAAAGTCTTTGTGGAGATAGCACTTCATACGCTTGTGCGTCTCTCCGGAAACATATGTGAGAGGTCGTGAGTTCACGAttgcttcaatttccaccaggATGGTGTGAAGTTGATCGTAGCTCACCTTCATTTTCCCTAATACCTTGCGTAACGGCTCCTTTACCGAACGCACCATTCTTCCCCAAAACCCGCCCCACCACGGTGCCAAGCTCGGAGAGAATTTCCACTCAATTCCCTTACTTGATAGCCAATTTGCTAAAGTAGGGTCTTCTGTTACAAGTTTAGCGGCGCATATGAATGTTGATGCGTTATCGCTATAGATTGTCTTACAATCTTCTCTTCTGGACATCATTCTGCGTAGAGCGAGCATGAACGTTTTCGTGGTAAGGTCTGTCACGAGCTCAAGATGTACAGCTCTTGTGACGGCACAAGTGAATAAACACGCGTGCACCTTTTTTCACCAACCCGAGTTTTCTCGACATCGTTCCCTTCCTTGTCTTTCTAAATCAAAATGACCTCTTCCAAAACGTACATCGGCCCGAAATAATCAATTCCAATGATTTCGAATGGCTGTGCCTTCTTGGTACGATCCAAAGGCATGGAAGCGGCTTCTTCGTCGAAAGGGCGCGATTGAGCTCGTTGGCATTTTCCACAAT includes the following:
- the LOC123468848 gene encoding uncharacterized protein LOC123468848; the encoded protein is MSRNELIDLDKQRSEHALTWWRLWQESYLSDLKRFHCRKGKGTRIPRVGEIVLLKEPNIKRVSWPTAIITELIPGYDGKIRAVKLRLRSEKEKSGLQTIYPLEIQHDVDLPVNFSVDGSREAEAGQEEGGASAPEKKPPQEEKGFADEDSRFRWGGCCGSRPAT